One Micromonospora sp. FIMYZ51 genomic window carries:
- the recO gene encoding DNA repair protein RecO — protein MAGYRRQLYRDDAVVLRVQKLGESDRIITLLTRRHGRLRAVARGVRRTSSKFGARLEPFGHVDLQLAGDPKGELGSSLHTVSQVEGIDLYGKRFLGDYPRYTAASAIAETAERLTPVEREPSLRLFQLTLGALRALAEGSHATTLVLDAYLLRGMALAGWAPALTACAVCGTPGRYRAFSVPAGGAVCPDCRPPGAAHPAPATIDLMSALTAGDWRVADAAESGVRRECSGLVAAHLQWHLERALRSLPLVDRAETDRPSQDVSRERTE, from the coding sequence ATGGCCGGGTACCGCCGACAGCTCTACCGCGACGACGCGGTGGTGCTCCGCGTCCAGAAACTCGGCGAGTCGGACCGGATCATCACCCTGCTCACCCGGCGGCACGGCCGGCTGCGCGCGGTCGCCCGGGGGGTCCGCCGGACCAGCTCGAAGTTCGGCGCCCGGCTGGAGCCCTTCGGTCACGTGGACCTGCAACTCGCCGGTGACCCGAAGGGAGAGTTGGGCAGTTCGCTGCACACCGTCAGCCAGGTCGAGGGGATCGACCTGTACGGCAAGCGGTTCCTCGGCGACTACCCCCGCTACACCGCGGCCAGTGCGATCGCCGAGACCGCCGAGCGGCTCACCCCGGTGGAGCGGGAGCCGTCGCTGCGGCTGTTCCAGCTCACCCTGGGAGCGCTCCGGGCCCTCGCCGAGGGCAGCCACGCCACCACCCTGGTGCTCGACGCGTACCTGCTGCGGGGGATGGCCCTGGCGGGCTGGGCACCGGCGCTCACCGCCTGCGCGGTCTGCGGCACCCCCGGGCGGTACCGAGCCTTCTCCGTACCGGCCGGTGGCGCGGTCTGTCCAGACTGCCGTCCCCCCGGCGCCGCCCACCCCGCGCCGGCCACCATCGATCTGATGTCGGCGCTGACCGCCGGTGACTGGCGGGTCGCCGACGCCGCCGAATCCGGGGTACGCCGGGAGTGCAGTGGGCTGGTCGCGGCGCACCTGCAATGGCATCTGGAGCGCGCGTTACGCTCGCTGCCGCTGGTCGACCGGGCGGAGACCGATCGGCCGTCGCAGGACGTGAGCAGGGAGAGAACCGAGTGA